CGAGACGTGAAGTTCAACTACGAAAAATCAAAACTAAAATCTCTATAGACACAATTCTCCATTTTCCCATTTTGACTTTCATGAAATATAAATTGATATTATTTGATGCTGACGGAACACTTTTCGATTTTGAAAAAGCCGAGAAAAATGCTTTCCATACTGCAATGAAAGAATTTGGAATTAAAGAAAAAATCGCTGAATTTCATTATTCATATGAAATAATTAACAAAGCTATCTGGCAGGAATTTCAGGAAAAGAAGATCACCTCTGAAAAACTAAGGATTGAACGCTTTCGAAGATTCTTTACAAAAATGCAGCTTGATCTCGATCCCGTTAAAGTCAGTCCATTTTATTTACAAAAACTTTCAGAAGGAATCGATTTACTTCCTTTTGCGGAAGAGGTAGTGAAGTATTTTCATGGCAAATGCGAAATTGCTCTTGCTACAAATGGTTTATCGGAAGTGCAGCGACCTCGCTTTGCCGCCAGTAAACTATCGGAATACTTCAAACATATTTTTATTTCCGAAGAAATCGGCTTTCCAAAACCAAACAGCGAATTTTTCGAACATATATTTTCTAAACTTCCTTTTTCCGATTCTACAATTATCGTGGGAGACAATTTGACTTCCGACATAAAAGGTGGAAATGATTTTGGTATTGACACATGTTGGTTCAATCCTCAGAAATGTTTTAATAATAGTGATTTTATTCCTACTTACGAAATTGGTAAGTTGGAAGATCTAAAAGAAATAATTTAGAAAAATTAATTAATAGGGGTGAGGAATGAAAATATTTAAAATCTTGGCAATTCTGATAATTCTAACTGTATTAGGATGTGGCGAAAAAGCGGAATTGGGTACAAAAAAGAATCCCATTAAAATGTATTTTGTACCTTCTCTGGAAGCTGGAAAGATAGTTACCAGCGGAAAGGAAGTTGCGGATTATCTGCACGAAGAAACTGGTTATTACTTCAAAGTTGCAGTTCCTACCAGTTATGCTTCCGTCATCGAAGCTTTGGGCACGGATGAAACCGATATTGCCTGGCTGGCAACTTTTGCCTACATTCTGGCAAACGAAAAATTCGGAGCTGAGGTTGCTTTGACCACAGTGAGAAATGGCCTGGAAAAATACCGCGGGCAATTTCTGGCTCACACAGATAGCGACATCAATTCCATTGAAGATATCGAAGGTAAAGTAATAGCCTACACCGATGCTGCTTCCACTTCCGGTTATCTTTATCCTTCAGCCCTGCTGGCCGAAAAGAGCATCAAACCAAAAGATATGATGTATGCAGGCGGACATCCACAAGTGATTTTAGCAGTTTATCAGAAAACTGTAGATGCAGGTTGTACTTTCTGGTCGCCCAAAGATAAAGAAGGTAATATC
This DNA window, taken from Candidatus Cloacimonadota bacterium, encodes the following:
- a CDS encoding phosphate/phosphite/phosphonate ABC transporter substrate-binding protein, with protein sequence MKIFKILAILIILTVLGCGEKAELGTKKNPIKMYFVPSLEAGKIVTSGKEVADYLHEETGYYFKVAVPTSYASVIEALGTDETDIAWLATFAYILANEKFGAEVALTTVRNGLEKYRGQFLAHTDSDINSIEDIEGKVIAYTDAASTSGYLYPSALLAEKSIKPKDMMYAGGHPQVILAVYQKTVDAGCTFWSPKDKEGNIRDARRTVLDTYPDVLEKVKIVGYTDWIPNDTVTFRKNFPAEMRENIVQSLLDFAASEEGHEVLMSLLDIDNFVRADDSDYDVVRKTLNILGTDPAEMIK
- a CDS encoding YjjG family noncanonical pyrimidine nucleotidase, which encodes MKYKLILFDADGTLFDFEKAEKNAFHTAMKEFGIKEKIAEFHYSYEIINKAIWQEFQEKKITSEKLRIERFRRFFTKMQLDLDPVKVSPFYLQKLSEGIDLLPFAEEVVKYFHGKCEIALATNGLSEVQRPRFAASKLSEYFKHIFISEEIGFPKPNSEFFEHIFSKLPFSDSTIIVGDNLTSDIKGGNDFGIDTCWFNPQKCFNNSDFIPTYEIGKLEDLKEII